In Lolium rigidum isolate FL_2022 chromosome 3, APGP_CSIRO_Lrig_0.1, whole genome shotgun sequence, the genomic window CCATTCCCGCCAAGGAGGCGGGGGTCCCCAATTGCCCCGCTCCTGGTCCGACGCGCGCTGCTCCCCGTAGCGCGGCCGAGGGTCCTCGTCGGGGCGGCCGCGCCTGCCGCCCTCTCTCCAGCCGTCGTCCCTGCGCCCCAGGTCCGCCCGGTCGCCGTCGTGCCTGCCCAGCTCCAGCCGCCCACCATCCTGGCGGCCCGCGCCTTGGCGCCGCCCCTCTCCATCGCCGTAGCGCCGCTTGTTCCTGCCGTCCCCACCACTCCCTTCTCCCCCGTACCGCTCCATCAGCGCCTCCGCAAACGAACGCGTGAGTGGCGGCGGCTCAGGGATGCGATGAAGGGTGCGAGCAGAATGGTGAAACCGCTTTACCTCACTTGCCCGAGCCGGGAACCCTAAAGAGGGTGTGGTGCAACCCCTGGGCATCCACAGCCACCTTGGGCCATCCCCTTGGTCCTCCTCCAGGCCCACCGATCGCACCGGAACCGCCCTCGGCCCAGCAAACTCCCCCACAGGCGGcccaaggaggaggaggggatgaACCCCCTCTTCCACCGCGAGGCCCACCACCGGCCCAGTGAGCAGCACCGACGGCCCATCCCTGGCCCGCAGAGTGTGCGACCCCTtctcgcggcgtctccggcgatggcggcggccagTCGCTCCCTGTGGTGCCACCCCACATCCCGGCAGACTCCGGCGCCCCTCTCCGGCCCCCGCCGCGCCTTCCCCCGTGGCGAGCCCCGTCATCACCCAGTCGAGTGAATCGCGGAGCGAGGCCGGCCGGAACCTCGAAGCCCTTCCGCCCGGAGCGAACGCCGTTCGCCGCCGGTGGCGAAGCGAGCCCCCAAGCTCCTCCGCCCGCTCGATGAAATCGCCCAGGCGCACCACCGCCCGTTGCCGGCGAGTAGACCACTCCTCCGACCCCGCAAGCACCCTCGCTGCCGAGCCCCCAGCCAGATCTGACCCCTCGTCCTCCGACGAGCAAGCCCCGTCCTCCTCACCGCAGAGGGCCCAGAAGCGCCCCCCCggcgcccccgccggcgccgACGAGCAGCGCGCCGTGCTTCCCGCGCCACCGGCTCCCGACTCCGCCGAGTACGAGTCTCCGCCGGGGGGGAATTCAAAATCGCCTCCTCCGCCGAGAACTGAGGATTCAATTGACGCCGCTTATCTAAACAAAATAACATGTGTTATCGTCGTACTCAGAATGTGATACATTTCATGATGTAGCAAGAGGAAGCAAACTGAGTATGATTTCCTTCTAATATTTGAATGCTATATGCAATCATGGTTCTTCGGTACATTATTTACGATTGAGTGCATTTTTAAATTGGATGGGTTCTGGAATTCACTTCAGAGTACATTTTCTTTTGTAGTACTTTTGGACTTTTGTCTTATTCTGTGCTCAGCCTGGTCTAAAAAAATAGACAAAGGACTGATGAACGTGTACATTTAGAGTAAGAGATGATTGAATGCAGAAATAGCTTACATATATGGACGCAATATATTTGCTGGATTTTAAAGTCCTGTCATCCGCAGTGCTCATGTTAGGGAATCTTCTTGGCAAATTTCACATTCAGAAATGATAAATTTAAATAAGTGTCGGAACATTATTTACAGTAGAGGGGTACCATTTTATATTAACACAGTACCCTATCTGTATTTAAATGTGTGATTTATTGGATAGCCCCAATTGTCAGATGCTCAATCTCCTAAGATATCAGCATGGTAAATATTTCTGAACATGTTCTTTCctgcaatatggaaaatgcaaaatGATGGCCAAATGTATTCTACTTTGTGTCATTACCATCCTTGTCTTTCCGGTGATCATTGCGACCTTTATTCCATGAATTACGAGTTCTTATCTCTCTGTATTTGATTGTTGGAGCATTGTTGTGATCCCATCTGCTATATTTTAAACATTGTTTGATGTGCCATATTTCAATTAGAAAAATCCAGTTGAATCGAATTATTCTTGTATCGAAGTAGTTTGCCTTAGCTAGCTATAGAGTCATACGAAGTGTACACGCTACTTACTTCCATTAGTAATTTGTTTTACATCCTTGCATATACGAGGTCTCATGCTTTGTTTCATAATGTACTCCACTACTTTGCATTAGAAAATAGGAAtccgaaaatgatggattcttcatTCACTTATCTGTCGTACATTCACTTTTATAATACTATGTTTGGGAGACTTCAAGTTGCTCCGTGTACAGGCATGGCATATACACTTATATCTTATTTGTTTTTTAATATCTTAGGTAGGAGATTTTTTCATTTTGCTTTTTTGCACTGCTTTATGATGATGTAGACGTATCAAGACTTGCATAATTCCTAGCCCAAATGCTTAATCGATGTACTTCAAGATTTGTTTATATACTGTATATTAAGATATGTTGGTAGCTGAATATTTAAAACTTGTCGATACATTCTCTTTGAAGGCCAGGTGAAACATGAAATCTTCTGCTTTGATTCAACAGGGTAGCGCATTGATCCATTGGTTTCGAAGGAGAGGGTGAAGCATGGGATCTACAGCTCGTTTCAAGATCAGGATGAATGATGGTTCAACAGATCTATGGGTGCAGCGAGAGTggggagaagagagaagagttTGACACATTGTCTTCTTGCCTTGTGGGGTGGAGTTGAGAAACGAAATTGTAGGGCTGTGTGAGGGTCATGATTAAGGGGCTGAAGGTTGTTGGTATTGTTGCTTGTGCCTCTTCGTTGCCGGTATCAAGGAAAAAAAATCTCATTTGAATAAGTATATGGATTTTTATCTATATCCGTGGAGTTGAAGAAAGATGATCAAGGGAGGAGGAAGCAACACTCAAGGGTAAGAGGGTGAGAAATGAGATCCCTATAGAGGGGAAGGGGTGAATGTTGGTTGCCATATAGCAAGAATTCGGGGGAAACACATGATTAATTTGGGATATAGTAAGACATCACATGTAGATTGCTCTCCACACTACATGCATTAAATATAAAAGCATCTAATAAATATTTTTAGGATATTATTTATTATTataatccgtagcaacgcacgggcactcaacTAGTTGCAAGTAAAATCTCAGTTGCCACCCATGTTACGACTTATGTGTGGCACCAACCATgatgcatttcaaaggatttaagAGTCCTAGTTAAGGTAATTTTCAATCCACTGAAAATTAGCAAAACCAAAAATTAAATCTTACATTGATCTTTGAGTGAACTTGGCCGTGAGAGGACTTGCATATGAAAAGCCTCACAATTGCAGCCAGCTTGCCATGCGCCGGCGCGCGCCGAAACGAGCAGGCAGCGTGCCACTGCGCAGTCCACCACGTGTATGCAGCGTCTCCAGACCTATGACTGTAAGTGGAAACGGCAGGCCACGGCGCCGCCGGCCCAAGCCCATTTGCCTTGCTAAATAGACACCCAGTAAAAAAAACAGAATCGTGGCGGTCAATCACGGTTCCTCCGCTACCGCCGCCTCGCCGCTACTGACCCCCTCCATGGCAATGGAGGCGGGCGTCGccccagccccccccccccccccctcaactCCTCTTCTACCAAGGAatagctccaccgccgccgccccataCCTCCGCTCCTCCCATGAACTCGTCTTCTCCGGCCACCTCCATCCCGTCCGTTGAGCAGCTGGTGTCCGGCGAGATCTGTAGCGAATCTCATGATCACGCCCATGTCCGTGAGGAGGAGAAGGGCAGCAGTCCGGCTCGGAAGAAGGGACAGGACGGTGGCCAGAATAAGCAGAAGAAGAGCCGGAAGAAGGTAAGATCAGGATTACGGTTTTCATCTTGACCTCGTTCTCCTTGTCCTCGAAGCCCACGATCTGGATGTTGGTTACAATTTTAATTATTTTCTCTGATTACATCATTGTATGGCCGATCTGAATAACATTATTGGTAGTAGGAGTACATGATACAAGGTTGATTTCAGTCTGTTGTCACCGACCCATAACCTGAAAATGTAATTATCCTGTTTGTTGTAAGATTTGGGTGCTCCTAGCTATAACTTTTCACGAAAAACAAAAAGAAcaataataaaagtgcaaaggatACTCATGTTACCACAACCAGTTAGTGGTTTTCTCATACAAGGTGCAACATCAGTTTTTATCTCTATCAACGTTATCATGTGAGAACATAGTATTAATCTCTGCATTAACCCAGCTACACAGTAGTGCCACAATATTGGGATTTCATGCCTAAACTAGGATGCAGTCTGAGAATGCGTGCTTGCACAGTACTTAGAGGCCAGATGACAGTACGGGCATACAATTTTCTCTCAATTTTCATTTGCCATCATCTGCGACGTATATATACCGGCGTACTGCATGCAAGGTTGTCTAAATAGTTCTTGATAATCTAGGAAAGTTAATCCTTAAAACTCTGCTAGCACATGCATAAGAACATGCCCAGTATCGAGTACTCAAGTAGTGGTAAAACAATTAAGGCTACTGTAAATTACAGGAACAAAAACTTCAGAAACCAGCTATTCAAATTAAAACCATATCTACAAGCTTACAACTTTAAACCCTGTCAACATGATGACTATTACTGAGTTCCTGACTTCTCTCTGTGGTATCGCCGGCAGGAGGGTGGTGTCTATCGCAGCTCGTTCTGAACAGTCAGATACAAGAtgtgtgataaggttgatgccatGCCCAACTGTGTTGTCATGGCTTTGCTGCTTTCCAGGGAAGGGTAACAGGGGTATTCAAGATCACTAAATCCTGAATAAAATGGAGAGGTAAACAGGGGAAATTTTATTATTTGCCCCACTTATTTACTTTGATCTTATTTTTTTGCCACTCTTTTCATTGCCAACTTATGATTTGCCCTTTTGAATTATTTTATTTCCTTTTGTGAATTTAACAAAAGACTTCAAGACAAAGTGAGCCCAGCTTGTCAGGGGCTATTTTGTTTTATTTCCTTTTGTGAATCAAAGTCAATTGGTTACAGGAGAAGAGAACAGATGATGCTCTCCTCGGTTGATCCATGTCAAACAGGTACTGAGGCTATTTTGGTCATAGCAAAGTGAGCCCAGCTTGTCAGGGGCAAATCATAAGATGGCAATGAAAAGAGTGGCAAAAAATGAGGTCATAGTAAATAAGGGCAAATCATAGAGGTAGCAAGTAAAGTGGGGCAAAGAATAAAATTCCCCGGTAAACAGGGCATCCACATTAATTACTTTCGCATTCTCTGACTTTGGTGATGTTTTACTTGCTCTACCTGATTGTGACATAGTGTAGACATAGCATCATTGTGCATGGCCTCAAGTTTGATTCTTTCTTTCCGTACTGTCATTTACCTCCTTCAATTGTAACTACCAGGGATGCTCTTTGATTACTTGTATTTGTCACTTGATGTTGTTGTTCTTGTGGTGATAACCAATTGACTTTGATTTGCTAGATTTATATGGCTTCATATTGAGAGGAGCACTGTGGATGATGTCTGCAATGCCTGATTTAGGAAGCCATGAAGAAGAGCAACAATGCCTGATTTAGCAAGTCATGAAGAAGAGCAACCATTTTTTGGAGCATGTTATTCTAAACTTTCTAATTTATCAGGCTGGAATATTCGTAGTGTAATATTCTGAACTTCCTAGTGTATTTTGGAGACCATGGATTTACTGATGCACTGATATTCCTGTGTTGGTTGTACATACATATTGCTTTCTTAATCCTGCTGCGCTTGGGATTTACTGAATTTGGGCACGTTAAATGCAGTTTTTGCTCTTTCCTGTATGGGTAGACTTGGCACGTCGGCAGCTAAACCCCATCATCCCGTCCTCCCATCCTCCCTCAAAAAAATCCCATCCTCCCGTCGCGTGCACGGATCGTCAAAGTTGGTGTGTACGCGCGTAGCCAGCGAGCGGGCGTAACTGGACAAGCGGCTGGCCGCTATACGCGATCGTATCAAACGGGCAATCTGTAGTGCCCCGTTAAATATGAATGGCACAAGCGGCCACTTGGTGGTCCACCGTGGACATGTCCGTTTACAGGTATATCCAGACCTGGCCGTCGCGACCACCGCGCAGCCTCAACCACAAAAAACCGCCACCGGAAACCTGCGCCACGTAAAAGATGCACGGCTATACATGGCACCCTCTCCCTTCCGAGCTCACTGCGTACGGTAGGTTAGAAGATAATAGGCTTCAGAATTTCTTCCATGTTGCTCCGGCTTAAGATTGTTACCGTCCAGCCGGTGGCGCTGCTTCCGGGGCACGACCATGGCGCCACCGCACCTcggcggcggctcgccggagCTCTTCCGCGAGTCGGCGGCCTGTCGCCGTTGGCGATGACGAGCAGGGTGAGGAGCCTCACGGTGGCGATGgcgctgaaggaggaggagccggagaGCAGCCGCAGCCGCTTCGCGGGCGGAGCTGCGAGCTGGGACCCCGGGATGGAGATCGGAGTCCCCTACGAGCAAAGGCCGGTATGATTTACTTACTGTATGTTAGAGCAATCTTGCACAGGATTAAAACACTTGGGAGACTATCAAGTCTTCTACCAGTACTATGTACAGTAGTTAGCGATATATGGTTTTTTTGCTTACCCATGGATTGATCTTTGGGTAACTTGGATCACTGGTTCAGGTTAACGAGTACTCCGCTCTCAAAGAAAGCAGCCTCTACTCGTGGGCAGAGCTGAGTCCAGGCTCCTTCTTCCTGCGCCTAGGCAGCCTGTGCTTGGTCACATTTACAGTTCTGGCAGCACCAATCTCAGCCGCAAGTTTCAGTCCTGCAAAGGTACGGCACTTCATTGTCGTCTCACATTTTCAGTTCAGTTCAAATAATTGACTAGGGTGTTTCGTCCCAGTATATGTTAAGCAACAGAGTTTCAGCTAGTAATGTTCCTCTCAATGCAATTTTTGTCTCAAATTAAGAGCCACTGTATGCGTGTCCTTGAATTCTAATTGCCCATAATTCACCATGATTATGTTATGCAGGATCCTCTCAAGTTTGTGTTAGCTGCTGGGATAGGGACTCTGCTCCTGGTGTCTCTGGTGGTTCTCAGGATCTATTTGGTAAGTCAAACAAACGCAGTTACAAGAGGCAATTAAAATGACCACGACTCTAAAAACTCTTTGCAGATGGATCAGTCTCTGAACTGTCTTGTGCTACTCTCTAATCTGAATTATAAGATGCTTTAGATATATTTCATTGTCAACTAGATATAGTTATAGACTAAAATGAGTGAACACACGGAAATGCATCTATATACACACGATTCAAAAAAAAACCTATAATTCGAAACGCAGGTTGTATATACTATAATAACACCTGATAATGCAGGGATGGAGTTACGTTGGAGACAGGCTGCTGTCGGCAGTTGTGCCATATGAAGAAACCGGATGGTACGACGGCCAGATGTGGGTCAAGCCACCCGAGGTATTGCGTCCATGCTTGCATCGAGTTTCTCGGTCCAGTTTAGAAGTTGCCTACGATTATCAGCtgctcaaacaaaacaaaaactgaaACACCTCTGCATAGCGCAGTTCAAAGTTCAGACTAGCTTTGAATTTTGATGTATGCATTTTTCCTTCATGATGCCAGGTGCTGGCTCGCGACAGGCTCTTGGGATCTTACAAGGTAACTTAAAATTTTGTGTTCTACTTCTACCCACGGTTACTAACATGATCTTCGACGCTTTGCTGACAACGAAATTTGATTCTTTAGGTTAAGCCGGTGATCAACCTGCTGAAGCAGACACTGGTGGGCACTGGCGCGCTGCTCGTCGGGGCGGTGTCCCTATTTGCcttcgccgcccccgtccaggactACGTCCACTCCTTCAACGCATCCCCAACTGCTGCGTCCTCCAAGTCCAAGCCGAGCATGAGGTGAGTGTGAATTAGTGTTGCATTTCCTCGTGCAAAAATGGAATTGCTGCAAATGGAATTAACTGTGTGTACTGTCCAGGAGAGAGGAGCTGCTGAGGCTGCCTGCGGAGGTGAGGCAAGATGATGACCTCGCCGCGGCTGCTGCGGAGGCTGCCGACGGACGGCCGGTTTACTGCAGGGACCGCTACTACAGGGCGCTCGCAGGCGGGCAGTACTGCACCTCAGACGATCTGCTCAACTGATCATAGGGCTGATATACATATTCTGATATATGCAATTTGCTATATTGATATAATATGCAACAGATAAGCAAATGTAATCTTATCAGAATGAAATTTTGGGACGGTCCATGTTATTATGTACTAATAGATAGCTTGATCATAGCTGCGCCATTGTCAACTTACCGCCACTAAAGTCTACAAATTTAGACCTTTCTACTATTATGCTACTTCTCCATTGGTTTGGCCTTAAAATAAGGTACAAAATGTTTGGTAGCATTAACACAATCAATCTACCATGCCGCAAGTTCCATCCTGTCACACAGCTGTCAACATGAGACCGCAAATTTAAATTTGGGTTTGTCATCAGAAAAAGACAATAAGTAAGCTTAACTATGAGCCTATGACCCTAATAGTCTC contains:
- the LOC124702913 gene encoding protein CONSERVED IN THE GREEN LINEAGE AND DIATOMS 27, chloroplastic-like is translated as MLLRLKIVTVQPVALLPGHDHGATAPRRRLAGALPRVGGLSPLAMTSRVRSLTVAMALKEEEPESSRSRFAGGAASWDPGMEIGVPYEQRPVNEYSALKESSLYSWAELSPGSFFLRLGSLCLVTFTVLAAPISAASFSPAKDPLKFVLAAGIGTLLLVSLVVLRIYLGWSYVGDRLLSAVVPYEETGWYDGQMWVKPPEVLARDRLLGSYKVKPVINLLKQTLVGTGALLVGAVSLFAFAAPVQDYVHSFNASPTAASSKSKPSMRREELLRLPAEVRQDDDLAAAAAEAADGRPVYCRDRYYRALAGGQYCTSDDLLN